In Wolinella succinogenes DSM 1740, a single genomic region encodes these proteins:
- the nadB gene encoding L-aspartate oxidase, with the protein MVYDVIIIGAGIAGLYASLQLPKDKKVLILCKDQPWECNTFYAQGGIALAKDQEDVPLHVSDTLGAGVGLCDVKAVETLSQKSLGVLADLLRRGVPFDRDLEGNLLYTQEGAHSISRIVHAGGDGTGRVVHSHLMGSIHHTLWKNATVTNLLLDDTRCHGVSVTTKRGNYNLYANEVIIATGGVGALFEYHTNAHTISSDLHGMIIEHGLKLRDMEMLQFHPTVFVKSSHARKILLSEALRGEGAKVVDESGRRFLVDYDARGELAPRDVISRAIFDYKKRTQSEVYLDLASFKENFFRERFPNIYRNLTSYGFRIPEDKIPISPAFHYCMGGIETDEFARVLGMENLYAVGECARTGVHGANRLASNSLLEGLVFSQMAAEHIMGKETHFKPREFRLTEENLEREYDNELKGVLRSLMWNKVGIARERSGLNEALGGVEVMLRTGVGRMLRLRLLTAQEIIKGALARQESLGAHYMIG; encoded by the coding sequence ATGGTTTATGATGTCATTATTATTGGGGCGGGGATCGCAGGGCTTTATGCGAGCCTCCAGCTCCCCAAGGATAAAAAAGTCCTCATTCTCTGTAAAGACCAACCTTGGGAATGCAACACCTTCTATGCCCAAGGAGGAATCGCCCTCGCCAAAGACCAAGAGGATGTGCCTCTTCATGTGAGTGACACGCTAGGTGCGGGCGTAGGACTTTGCGATGTTAAAGCAGTGGAGACCCTGAGCCAAAAAAGCCTAGGGGTGCTGGCTGATCTATTGCGTCGAGGAGTTCCTTTTGATCGGGACTTGGAGGGAAATCTCCTCTACACCCAAGAGGGCGCGCACTCCATCTCAAGGATCGTTCATGCAGGAGGCGATGGGACGGGGCGCGTGGTGCATAGCCATCTGATGGGATCCATTCATCACACGCTTTGGAAGAATGCCACCGTCACTAATTTGCTTTTGGATGACACGCGCTGCCATGGCGTGAGCGTCACCACCAAGCGAGGCAACTACAACCTCTACGCTAATGAAGTGATTATCGCTACAGGCGGTGTGGGAGCGCTTTTTGAATACCATACCAATGCTCACACCATCAGCAGTGACCTGCACGGGATGATTATTGAGCATGGCTTGAAGCTCCGCGACATGGAGATGTTACAGTTCCATCCAACCGTTTTTGTCAAGAGCAGTCATGCACGAAAGATTCTTCTCTCGGAAGCCCTTAGGGGGGAGGGGGCAAAGGTGGTCGATGAATCGGGTCGGCGATTTTTAGTCGATTACGATGCACGCGGTGAATTAGCCCCCAGAGATGTGATTTCTAGGGCGATTTTTGATTACAAAAAACGGACGCAAAGCGAGGTCTATCTCGACCTCGCCTCCTTTAAAGAGAACTTTTTTAGGGAGCGATTCCCCAATATTTATCGCAATCTCACCTCCTATGGCTTTAGAATCCCTGAGGATAAAATCCCCATCTCACCAGCGTTTCACTACTGCATGGGGGGAATTGAGACGGATGAGTTTGCGCGCGTTTTGGGAATGGAGAATCTCTACGCCGTCGGTGAGTGTGCAAGGACGGGAGTCCATGGAGCTAATCGCCTAGCGAGCAACTCACTTCTAGAGGGATTGGTCTTTTCTCAAATGGCGGCGGAGCATATCATGGGCAAAGAGACCCATTTCAAGCCTAGAGAGTTTCGCCTCACCGAGGAGAATCTAGAGCGCGAATATGACAATGAACTCAAAGGGGTGCTTCGCTCGCTCATGTGGAACAAAGTAGGAATCGCAAGAGAGAGAAGCGGGCTCAATGAAGCCCTAGGTGGAGTGGAAGTGATGCTTCGCACAGGGGTGGGGCGGATGTTGCGCCTGCGCCTATTGACAGCCCAAGAGATCATCAAAGGGGCATTGGCGCGCCAAGAATCCCTTGGCGCTCACTACATGATCGGTTAA
- the uvrC gene encoding excinuclease ABC subunit UvrC produces MQSETLLETLQNLPDQSGVYHYFDSRSKLLYVGKAKSLKKRVKSYFQFTPTLAPSPKLSPRIHKMISEAAFIRYIVVENEHDALILENSLIKQLKPKYNILLRDDKTYPYIYFDENESFPRLEITRKILPHKGVRYFGPYTTGARELLESLYELLPLVQKKGCLKAQKACLFYQIHRCLAPCESKISKERYGEIFKEALGLLQNHSKLISRLKERMEKLAENLRFEEAGELRDRIEKIKRIEAFSGIDLARLEDLDILAIATSGKHSMLTRLFMREGKVVSSTSTPLKAQEGLDEEEAYRRAILHYYDSFMPLPPKQILLPLELESKRELEAHLEGLFGRKIPLHHPKQGSKKALIDLALKNAEELLRLEGEKEEIPLLESLQELLGLESLPRRIEAFDTSHLRGEACVGAMVVYEEGFCKESYRRYALEGRDEYSQMREMLGRRAEAFDRESPPDLWLLDGGLGQIRLAQEIIESLGANVEIIAIAKEKIDAKAHRAKGAAKDILRTPTEEIRLLPSDKRLQLLQKIRDEVHRFAITYHRQQKLKKDRQIDLLEIKGIKKGKLKRLLDFFGSFEAIREASFEELCKVVSEGEARAILEASF; encoded by the coding sequence TTGCAATCAGAAACCCTCCTAGAGACCCTTCAAAATCTCCCCGATCAAAGTGGAGTCTATCACTACTTCGATTCTCGCTCCAAGCTCCTTTATGTGGGTAAAGCCAAGAGCCTCAAAAAGCGCGTGAAGAGCTATTTTCAATTCACGCCGACTCTTGCGCCCTCACCCAAGCTCTCCCCTCGAATCCACAAAATGATCAGCGAAGCCGCCTTCATCCGCTACATCGTAGTGGAGAACGAACACGATGCACTCATCCTTGAAAACTCCCTCATCAAGCAGCTCAAACCCAAATACAACATCCTCCTGCGCGATGACAAAACCTACCCCTATATCTATTTTGACGAAAATGAATCCTTCCCTCGCCTAGAGATCACGCGCAAGATTCTCCCCCACAAAGGCGTGCGCTACTTTGGTCCCTACACCACAGGAGCTAGAGAGCTACTAGAGAGCCTCTATGAGTTGCTCCCTTTGGTGCAAAAAAAAGGGTGTCTTAAAGCCCAAAAGGCGTGCCTTTTCTATCAGATCCATCGCTGTCTCGCTCCTTGTGAATCCAAAATCTCCAAAGAGCGCTATGGGGAGATTTTCAAAGAGGCTCTAGGGCTTCTCCAAAACCACTCCAAGCTCATCTCCCGCCTCAAAGAGAGGATGGAAAAACTGGCAGAGAATCTTCGTTTTGAGGAGGCAGGAGAGCTGAGGGATCGAATCGAAAAGATCAAAAGAATCGAAGCCTTCTCTGGAATTGATCTCGCTAGATTAGAGGATCTCGATATTCTCGCCATTGCCACTAGCGGCAAGCACTCCATGCTTACAAGACTCTTCATGCGCGAAGGCAAGGTGGTCTCTAGCACCAGCACTCCGCTCAAAGCCCAAGAGGGGCTGGATGAAGAAGAGGCCTATAGGCGTGCGATTCTTCACTATTACGACTCTTTCATGCCCCTCCCCCCCAAGCAGATTCTTCTTCCTTTGGAGCTTGAATCCAAAAGAGAGCTTGAGGCTCATCTTGAGGGGCTTTTTGGACGAAAAATCCCCCTTCATCACCCCAAGCAAGGGAGTAAAAAGGCTCTCATCGACCTTGCTTTGAAAAACGCCGAAGAGCTTTTGAGATTGGAGGGGGAAAAAGAGGAGATTCCCCTTTTAGAATCGCTTCAAGAACTTTTGGGGCTCGAATCGCTCCCAAGAAGAATCGAAGCCTTTGACACCTCCCACCTAAGAGGCGAGGCGTGCGTGGGCGCGATGGTGGTCTATGAGGAGGGGTTTTGCAAAGAGAGCTATCGCCGCTACGCCCTAGAAGGCAGGGATGAGTATTCACAAATGAGAGAGATGCTGGGGCGCCGCGCTGAAGCATTTGATCGAGAATCGCCTCCTGATTTGTGGCTTCTTGATGGCGGATTGGGTCAGATTCGACTCGCGCAAGAGATCATTGAGAGCCTTGGAGCCAATGTCGAAATCATCGCCATTGCCAAAGAGAAGATTGACGCCAAAGCCCATCGCGCCAAAGGAGCTGCCAAAGATATTCTACGCACCCCCACCGAGGAGATTCGCCTCCTTCCCAGCGACAAACGCCTCCAGCTGCTACAAAAAATCCGAGATGAGGTGCATCGATTCGCCATCACCTACCATCGCCAACAAAAACTCAAAAAAGATCGCCAAATCGATCTCCTGGAGATTAAGGGAATCAAAAAAGGCAAACTCAAGCGGCTTTTGGACTTTTTTGGAAGTTTTGAGGCCATCAGAGAAGCGAGCTTTGAAGAGCTTTGCAAAGTGGTGAGTGAGGGCGAGGCGAGAGCTATTTTGGAGGCTTCATTTTAG
- a CDS encoding helix-turn-helix transcriptional regulator → MSYRLNIENLREFMSETSDSCEHLVFPQKRGIYRAQKEWIASGITLFKCTLRAEDEVVIEQKESAFFGGAFIHVVLEGGVSFETSQPKGSFEYRRGYTTAMEALHPSGITRVARGVSVHSIGIHIHEDFLRSREIEWKKIAKEPRLLPSNPKVEWIAKSLYQGRGGAQSDADRLRVESQILEILSCELQREETRGGMERVKLSGYDLEALHKARVILEQNLKNPPSLIELSRAIHLNEFKLKFGFKRLFGVAPYEMLFLFRMQRARGLLEEGIFSVGEVAKEVGYAQQSSFSAAFFRHFGVLPKEVAKSWKD, encoded by the coding sequence GTGTCGTATCGCTTGAATATTGAGAATCTTAGAGAATTCATGAGTGAGACGAGTGATTCTTGTGAGCATTTGGTCTTTCCGCAAAAGAGGGGAATCTATAGAGCCCAAAAAGAGTGGATCGCATCAGGAATCACCCTGTTTAAATGCACTTTGAGAGCCGAAGATGAGGTGGTCATCGAGCAAAAGGAGAGCGCTTTTTTTGGTGGGGCGTTTATTCATGTGGTGCTGGAAGGCGGCGTGAGTTTTGAGACGAGCCAGCCCAAAGGCTCTTTTGAATACAGGCGCGGATACACCACGGCGATGGAGGCTTTGCATCCCAGCGGAATCACTAGAGTGGCGAGAGGGGTGAGCGTGCATAGCATTGGGATTCATATTCACGAGGATTTTTTACGATCTCGTGAAATCGAGTGGAAAAAGATCGCCAAAGAGCCTCGACTGCTCCCCTCTAATCCCAAAGTCGAATGGATCGCCAAAAGCCTCTATCAAGGGCGAGGAGGCGCCCAGAGCGATGCGGATAGACTGAGAGTGGAGAGCCAGATTTTGGAGATTCTTTCATGCGAGCTTCAAAGAGAGGAGACGAGAGGAGGGATGGAGCGAGTGAAGCTTTCGGGATATGATCTTGAGGCGCTTCATAAAGCGAGGGTTATTTTGGAGCAAAATCTCAAGAATCCCCCCTCTTTGATCGAGCTCTCCAGAGCGATTCATCTCAACGAATTCAAGCTCAAGTTTGGGTTTAAAAGGCTCTTTGGCGTGGCTCCTTATGAGATGCTTTTTCTCTTTAGAATGCAACGCGCCAGAGGTCTTTTAGAAGAGGGAATCTTTAGCGTGGGCGAAGTCGCCAAAGAGGTGGGATACGCCCAACAGTCGAGCTTTAGCGCCGCTTTCTTTAGGCATTTTGGGGTCTTGCCTAAAGAGGTGGCGAAATCATGGAAGGATTAG
- a CDS encoding TonB-dependent receptor — translation MKTAHSLFSSLVALSMLHTSALANDEALSLENVTITAQKQKENLQEVPLSVTVFQESDLEDRNIRSLQELAPYVPNFFLFDLGNMGALSPTIRGLSTNVTLGSPTVGLYVDGVPYTSTIGYDVMMEEVERIEVLRGPQGSLYGKNAEMGVVSVITKQPNNEFRAKAGVTLGSDNLREYTASASGPLVRDRLYLGIAGKHYEKDGFIDNTYTGEKYDDREHNYGKIQLRYTPSESLDISLISSRLKYDDKALSMNAYPVLDKRKISSDAGFNKSVVETHALHVKYAPNDYQIESITTYKKDRDYRLSDMDFTSSVGYHTLQDVAQRNLSEELRLSTQKDHYNWLLGLYGDHGKSQGGYEAFSPWPGYAGVFRQSQKSRSLGIFAHAGYQFDSHWKLSGGVRYDRDKKSIDDPSYGVQGDESFSEVSPKIALEYRFSPETSAYISATKGYHSGGFYVYSAPGYSNQYDKETLWSYEAGVKNSLFGNRLMLNASLYYMDIDDMQVLSVVNSYGQGYVSNAAKATSKGAELELAFRASESVTLLAGAGYNRTTFGEFSDFAGDYKGNTNPFAPRYNYSLGAQYRSIEGFYARVDWMGYGKMYLDNANAYEKDAYGLMNAKVGYEADSFDLYLYAKNLFDKNYDSEGYYGRYTYLSKPREVGVQGVYRF, via the coding sequence ATGAAAACTGCACACTCTCTCTTCTCTTCACTTGTGGCTCTCTCCATGCTGCACACCTCAGCTCTTGCCAACGATGAGGCTTTAAGCCTTGAGAATGTCACCATTACCGCTCAAAAACAAAAAGAGAATCTCCAAGAGGTCCCCTTGAGTGTCACCGTTTTTCAAGAGAGCGATTTAGAAGATCGCAACATCCGCTCCCTCCAAGAGCTCGCCCCCTATGTTCCCAACTTTTTCCTTTTTGATCTTGGCAACATGGGTGCCCTCTCGCCCACGATTCGAGGACTCAGCACCAATGTCACGCTAGGCTCTCCCACGGTAGGGCTCTATGTCGATGGCGTCCCCTACACAAGCACCATCGGATATGATGTCATGATGGAGGAGGTCGAGCGCATCGAGGTGTTGCGAGGGCCTCAAGGCTCGCTCTATGGCAAAAATGCCGAAATGGGCGTAGTGAGTGTCATCACCAAGCAACCAAACAACGAATTTCGTGCCAAAGCAGGCGTCACTCTAGGGAGCGACAATCTTCGTGAATATACCGCCTCCGCCTCTGGGCCACTTGTCCGAGATAGACTCTACCTAGGAATCGCGGGCAAACATTATGAAAAAGATGGCTTCATCGACAACACTTACACGGGCGAAAAATATGATGACCGTGAGCACAACTACGGCAAGATTCAGCTTCGATATACTCCCAGCGAATCCCTAGATATTTCACTCATCTCTTCGCGCCTCAAGTATGATGACAAAGCCCTCTCCATGAACGCCTATCCCGTTCTTGATAAACGAAAAATCTCCAGTGATGCGGGCTTTAACAAGTCTGTAGTCGAGACTCACGCCCTCCATGTCAAATACGCACCCAACGACTACCAAATCGAATCAATCACCACCTACAAAAAAGACCGCGATTATCGCCTCTCAGATATGGACTTTACCTCTTCTGTGGGCTATCACACGCTCCAAGATGTGGCTCAGCGCAACCTCTCAGAGGAGTTGCGACTCAGCACCCAAAAAGATCACTACAACTGGCTTCTTGGTCTCTATGGCGACCATGGAAAAAGCCAAGGAGGCTATGAAGCCTTCTCGCCTTGGCCGGGATACGCAGGAGTCTTTCGCCAAAGCCAAAAGAGCCGATCCCTTGGAATCTTTGCCCATGCAGGCTATCAATTTGATTCGCACTGGAAACTAAGCGGCGGCGTGCGTTATGATCGCGACAAAAAATCAATCGATGACCCAAGCTATGGAGTGCAGGGCGATGAGAGCTTTAGCGAGGTCTCCCCTAAAATCGCTCTTGAGTATCGATTCTCCCCTGAAACCAGCGCCTATATCTCCGCCACCAAGGGCTATCATAGCGGCGGATTCTATGTCTATTCTGCCCCGGGCTACTCCAACCAATACGATAAAGAGACGCTCTGGAGCTACGAGGCTGGGGTCAAAAACTCCCTCTTTGGGAATCGTCTCATGCTCAATGCCTCCCTCTACTATATGGATATTGACGATATGCAGGTGCTCTCTGTTGTCAACAGCTATGGACAAGGCTATGTCTCTAACGCCGCCAAAGCAACCTCCAAGGGCGCCGAGCTAGAGCTAGCCTTTCGTGCGAGCGAGAGCGTGACTCTTTTGGCGGGGGCGGGCTACAATCGCACCACTTTTGGAGAGTTTAGCGATTTTGCGGGCGACTACAAAGGAAACACCAATCCTTTTGCCCCTCGATACAACTATAGCCTCGGAGCACAATACCGATCCATTGAGGGATTTTATGCAAGAGTGGACTGGATGGGGTATGGCAAGATGTATCTTGATAATGCCAACGCCTACGAAAAAGACGCCTATGGCTTGATGAATGCCAAAGTAGGCTATGAGGCCGATTCTTTTGATCTCTATCTCTATGCCAAGAATCTCTTTGATAAAAACTACGATTCAGAGGGTTATTACGGAAGATACACCTACCTCTCTAAGCCAAGAGAAGTGGGCGTTCAGGGTGTCTATCGATTCTAA
- a CDS encoding pyridoxamine 5'-phosphate oxidase family protein produces MQHRTKTHLLTKEEIKEALNLAQVGRIGIVCSDGFPYVLPLHFVYADEKIYLHGLPKGKKIEGIKQNPNVCFEIDQMVSLLKEGVENPCDVNTEFNSVILQGKASLVGDFEEKKSALKRIVEKFTPLLINQEIPDKMIQGTAIIRIDILNSTGRYYR; encoded by the coding sequence ATGCAACATCGCACCAAAACACACCTCCTCACCAAAGAGGAGATCAAAGAGGCGCTCAACCTTGCCCAAGTCGGTCGAATCGGAATCGTCTGCAGCGATGGATTCCCCTATGTCCTACCCCTTCACTTTGTCTATGCCGACGAGAAGATCTACCTGCACGGACTCCCCAAAGGAAAAAAGATCGAAGGGATAAAACAAAATCCCAATGTCTGTTTTGAGATTGATCAAATGGTCTCACTTCTAAAGGAGGGAGTTGAGAATCCTTGTGATGTCAACACCGAGTTTAATAGCGTGATTCTGCAGGGAAAAGCCTCTTTGGTGGGCGACTTTGAAGAGAAAAAAAGCGCGCTAAAGAGAATCGTAGAAAAGTTCACGCCTCTTTTAATCAACCAAGAGATTCCCGACAAAATGATCCAAGGCACCGCCATCATCCGAATCGACATCCTCAACTCTACAGGTCGATATTATCGCTAA
- a CDS encoding AraC family transcriptional regulator: protein MIPLEHRYAQIEKAITYIDENFRAHPSVDEIAQNVGMSKYHFIRVFKEYAGVTPKQFLHCVTLNYAKEHIKESRSILESSLDIGLSSSSRLHELFVNLIGVTPREWRERGRGVLVTYGFGQTPFGEALIGFTDKGICYLGLMSDNKLEILGRFYELWGEAILEYDEKAAQKYLGYIFDRGEEGSPWNLGTNSQVNAWKALINLSRHLEDRVEGLIPCCGIISRSGAMSGHRWRIERGAALSLLDDIREKGSFGFSDNIDL from the coding sequence ATGATACCTCTTGAGCATCGTTACGCACAGATTGAAAAAGCCATAACATATATCGATGAAAACTTCAGAGCACACCCTTCCGTGGACGAGATTGCCCAAAATGTAGGGATGAGCAAATACCACTTCATCCGAGTGTTCAAGGAGTATGCAGGAGTGACCCCAAAGCAATTCCTCCATTGCGTGACGCTCAACTACGCCAAAGAGCATATCAAAGAATCAAGATCGATTCTTGAGAGTAGCCTAGACATTGGGCTTTCCAGCTCCAGCCGACTTCATGAGCTTTTTGTCAATCTTATCGGTGTCACGCCCAGAGAGTGGCGAGAACGAGGAAGAGGTGTTCTTGTCACCTATGGCTTTGGGCAGACTCCTTTTGGTGAGGCTTTGATTGGATTCACCGACAAGGGGATATGTTATCTCGGCTTGATGAGCGACAACAAGCTTGAAATCCTCGGCCGATTCTATGAGCTTTGGGGAGAGGCTATTTTGGAATATGATGAAAAAGCCGCTCAAAAATATCTCGGATATATTTTTGATAGAGGCGAGGAGGGGTCACCGTGGAATCTTGGAACCAATTCTCAAGTGAATGCATGGAAAGCGCTCATTAATCTCTCTAGACACCTTGAAGATCGAGTGGAGGGGTTGATTCCTTGTTGCGGGATTATCTCAAGAAGCGGCGCCATGAGTGGTCATCGATGGCGTATCGAGCGGGGAGCCGCTCTCTCTCTTTTGGATGACATTAGAGAGAAGGGCTCCTTTGGATTTAGCGATAATATCGACCTGTAG